The sequence GATGAGATCGCGCGGGCGCGAGGTCTTGCACGAGATGATGATCTGGTCCTTCCTGAGGCCGCAGTCGAGCGCGAGCGCCGTCGACTCCAGCGCGGAGATGACCAGGCACTCGTTGATGATCTCCTCCGAGCTCTTGCCCAGATCGCGGTCCGTGTTCTCCTGCATCTTGCGGACGACCAGGTCCTGGTTGAGCGACCCGGCGTTGACGCCGATGCGCACGGGGCGGCCGAGATCGCGCGCCACCGCGCAGATGGTGGCGAACTGCTCGTCGCGGCGGGCGCCGGTGCCGACGTTGCCCGGGTTGATCCGGTACTTGTCGAGGGCCTCAGCGCAGGCCGGCACACGCGTGAGCAGCAGGTGGCCGTTGTAGTGGAAGTCGCCAATCAGCGGCGCCGTGCACCCGGCATCGATCATCCGCTGCTTGATCTCGGGGACCCTGGCCGCCGCCTCGGGCGTGTTGACGGTGATGCGGACCAGCTCCGAGCCGGCCTCCGCGAGCTGGACGACCTGTTCGGCGGTCGCCCGGGCGTCGGTCGTGTCGGTGCTCGTCATCGACTGGACGACCACCGGCGCGCCTCCACCCACCTGCACCTTCCCGACGCGGACGCCGACCGTGCGATGGAGTTTCAGCGTGGACATGGGGGACTGACGGCGCGGGCCTACCCTTCGGCGTCGCCCGCGGGAAACCGCTCCAGGAACCCGTCGACGAGGGCCGACGCCTCCGGTGCCAGGTCGACGAACTGCACGCCCGCGAGATACGTCACCACGTCGCGGTCGATCCTGACCCGGCTGTGCACCACCCGTCCCTTGACGACCGCGGAACGATCGCCGGCCGACAGGCGGAAGTCGTGCACGATCCGTGGCGAGAGCGGCGCCGTGGTCTCGACGGTCATGCCGCCGTGGCTGATCTGGCGAATCGCCACGCGCTCGTCGAGCGTCACGACGTGTCCTTGCACGTCGGCGAGCAGGTCGACACGCGGGCTGCGCCGGCGATCGGGCAGCCACTCGAAGCGGCTCATGCGCGGTCCATTTCACGTCCCGGAAACGGCCCCCGGGCACTCCTGAGGCTACACGGCGGATCCACGTTCTGTAAAGACCGCATGCGTGGCTGCGCGCGTGGTCGTGACGGCCGCCCGCACGACCCGTCAGCCAATCTGGACGACGCGCCGCAGGCTCCGATGGTCGCGCAGCACGTCGGCCGACAGCCGCTTCGAGAGGTAGACCTTCGACTCCGC comes from Acidobacteriota bacterium and encodes:
- a CDS encoding PilZ domain-containing protein, which encodes MSRFEWLPDRRRSPRVDLLADVQGHVVTLDERVAIRQISHGGMTVETTAPLSPRIVHDFRLSAGDRSAVVKGRVVHSRVRIDRDVVTYLAGVQFVDLAPEASALVDGFLERFPAGDAEG
- the ispG gene encoding flavodoxin-dependent (E)-4-hydroxy-3-methylbut-2-enyl-diphosphate synthase: MSTLKLHRTVGVRVGKVQVGGGAPVVVQSMTSTDTTDARATAEQVVQLAEAGSELVRITVNTPEAAARVPEIKQRMIDAGCTAPLIGDFHYNGHLLLTRVPACAEALDKYRINPGNVGTGARRDEQFATICAVARDLGRPVRIGVNAGSLNQDLVVRKMQENTDRDLGKSSEEIINECLVISALESTALALDCGLRKDQIIISCKTSRPRDLIAVYRALARQTDQPLHLGLTEAGMGMKGLVWSASAMAVLLEAGIGDTIRVSLTPRPGGDRREEVHACQELLQALGLRAFAPSVTACPGCGRTTSTTFQELAERVQDYVRERMPEWKTRYEGVETLTLAVMGCVVNGPGESKAANIGISLPGTGEAPHCPVYVDGSHHSTLRGTYEELAAAFRSLIDDYVDRTYAHR